The window GATCAATCATTTTAACAATAAAATCAGTTAAAGCGCGAGGTGTATAAAATTCTCCTGCATTACCTGCACTTTGTAAACTTTTCAAAATTGTTTCATAAATTTCACCAAATTCATGTCTTTCTTTGTATTTGGTGAAATCAATTTCATTAATAACATTAATAACTTGTCTTAAAAATATTCCATCCTTCATGTAATTTGCTGCATCTTCAAATACGTATTTTACAATTTTTTGTCTTAATGGAGTTTCAGTACTAATTTGTAAATTTTTTAAAGTAGGAAATAAATCATTATTAACTAACTTAAGTAAATCATCACCAGTTAAAACATTATTGCTACGATTGTCTATTGCTCAGTTCCGTCATTGCAAATGTTCAGGAATAATGCTTTGGTAATCCTTAGATAATATTTTCCATTCTTGTTCTTTAGAATCATAAACTTTTAAAAAGAACATCCAAGTCATTTGACTAATTCTTTGGGCATCACCGTCAACACCCGGATCTTTTCTCATTATATCTTGAATCCTTTTAACTAAATTACTAACTGCCATTTTTTTCTCCTTTAATTTTGATTAACTATATAAAGCATTGTGGATATCATTTACTGCATCAGTATAATTATTTTTCCCACCAAAAATTTCAATAACCTCTATAATGGATCATTTATTATTAATCTCCTTCAATTTAAGATTATTTTCATCTGCAAAATCTTGTAAATTACCATTTGAATATTGTTCCAATAAAACTTCTAATATTTTTCTTCTTTCTTCAGGTTGTTGATCTAGAATTTCAATAACTTTTGGTTTGTTTGCTCTTTCTTTTCTAGTTATTGGTTTCATTCCATAAGCAATTTTACAAAGTAAATCAAAATCATCAACACTAGAATCAGAATTAAACAATTCTCTTATTTTTTTAATAAAAAAACCTTTATTTTCCAATTCATTTAAGATTATTACTCTTTTGTCTTTATCCTTTCAAAAATTCAAAAAATCATTATATTGACCAAACTCTTTTAATATATAATCTCTCGCATCAACTTCAAATAATTTAAAGTCTTGTGTTATGATTTTACCTTCTTCATCATAGTATTGTTTAATTTCAGAAACTAGCTTTACTTCTTCACTATTAACATAAATTTTCTTTCTTGTTTCAATCCCATCTTCTGTGTCATCGATTTCATCTTCAGGAAAATTATAAGTAAAACCATCACCTGTAAAATCTTTTAAATCATAATCTAAGCTTTTTATTTCTGGACCATTAAATTTTTCATCAGCAAAAAATCTAGAAGCCCCATTAAAATCAAGAATAGTAAAATATAACTTATTTTTATCTTCTTGAATTCTAGTCCCTCTCCCTATAATTTGTTTAAATTCAGTCATGCCATTTTCGCCAAAATTGTTGTCCAAAACAATAACTTTACATGTTCTGCAATTAACACCAGTAGTTAACAATTTTGAAGTTGTAACAATTGTTGGGTAGTCTAAATCATCATCACAAAAATTTTCCGATTCTCCTTTTCCTGTTGATTCATCACCAGTTATACGCATTACATACCTGCTATCTTTTGCACATAAATCTGAGTTTTCATTCGCTAAAGCTCTACGCATTCTTTCAGCGTGTTCAATATCCACACAAAAAACTATTGTTTTTTTATTTCTATCTGTTTTCTTCAAAAAATCTGTTATACACTTGGCTACCAATTTATCTCTTTCTTCTATAACAATTTTTGTATTAATATCTCTAGGATTATAGAACCTATCTTCTACCAAATTTCCCTCTACATCCAATTTACCTTTTTCAGGTCTATAACCAAAACTGTCAATATTTGTATTAAATCTAATAACTTCAAATGGAGCTAAGTAGCCATCATTTATCCCATCTTTAAGTGAGTAAGTATAAATAGGTTCTCCAAAATAATCTATATTTGATATTTCACTAGTTTCTTTTGGGGTAGCAGTCATACCAATTTTTGTAGCAGAATCAAAATATTCTAATATTTTTCTTCAATTAGAATCATTTCTCGCACTTCCTCTATGACATTCATCAACAATTATTAAATCAAAAAAATCAGGCTTAAAACTTCGTTTCAAAAGTTCTAAATTATCTTCTTCATTCGATTCACTTAATTGTTGGTATAAAGATAAGTAAATTTGATAAGAAGTGTCCATATTTCTTTTTTCAATTTTATATAAACTATTTTTAAAAGGTTTAAAGTCTCCAGCAATAGTTTGGTCTATCAAAATATTTCTATCTGCTAAATATAAGATTTTCTTTTTTATTCCCGATTTCCACAAACGCCAAATTATTTGGAAAGCAACATAAGTTTTACCTGTTCCAGTAGCTAAAACTAATAACAATTTATTCTTACCTTTAGCAACTTCTTCAACTGTTTTATTTATTGCAACTCTTTGATAGTAACGTGGTGGATGGTGTTTCTTCACCAGAATGATATTGAGTTTCAATAATTTTTTTAAGATTTGGGAATAACTCAAATTCTTCTTTATATTTTTTGTTATATAGTTCCTCAGGTGAAGGAAAATTGTCCATTGGAATAATAACTTCAGTTCCTTTTTCTAAATCACAAAATGAAAAACCTTTACCATTAGAGCTAAAAGCAAATCTAATATTTAATCTTTCTGCATAATCTTTTGCTTGCTGCATACCATAACTTATAGAATAAGATCCGCTTTTTGCTTCGACTACAGCTAAAGGTAAGTTGTCTTTATAAAAAAGAACATAGTCTGCTTTTTTAGGGTTTTCTCTTTTTGCTTTTCCTTCATGAATTATGATTTTCCCTTTAGTTAAATATTCCATTCTAATTTGGTTTTTCAATCATCCAGCTTTTTCAAGTGCTGGTGTAATATAGTTGTATTTAACTTCTTCTTCATTTAGTTTTGTTTTAGAACCACTCATTTGTTAACTCCATAAAATAGATATATTTAGAAATTTTCACTACTTTTAATTTTAATAAAAGACTTACTAATTTGATTTTCATTTTTAATTATTTTTACAAACCAACCATTCACACCCATTCATAAAATAAAAAAGATTCCGGCACCCATATGAAGTGCCGGAATCTCATAAAAAATATAAATGGGGCGGTTAACGGGAATTGAACCCGCGTGTGTCTGAGTCACAGTCAGATGTGTTAGCCGCTTCACCATAACCGCCATACTTAAAAATTATACATAATTATTAACCTTTTTAAATAAGGTTTATTAATAAATTAATTGATTATGTATAATTTTTTAATATTTAAAAGATAATATTGATTATTCATTAATATTATCTTTTATTGGACCACCACCTAAACAAACTCCCTTTTGATAAGCTACTATATATTGACCAGGAGAGATAACTTCAGGTGAATCAAACTCAAATTGAACTACATTATCTTTTAAGATTTTAAAGTGTCCATTAATTTTGTTCTTACTATGTCTAATTCTAATTTCAACTTTGTTATTATTTGGAACATAACCAATCCAATTAAAATAACTACAAGTTGCAACTACTGAACTTAAGTTCTTAAGTTTTGATTCATTAGAAGTTACATACAAAATATTATTAGATATATCTTTTTTACAAACAAAGTATCTTGAACTATTACCACCTAAATTCAATCCTTTTCTTTGTCCTATTGTATAGAAGTGGATTCCTTCATGGGTTCCTACTTCTTTTGAAGTATCAATATCAATAATCTTTCCAGGTTTTTTATCTATGTAGTTATGTAAAAAGTTTTTAAAGTTTCTTTCCCCAATAAAACAAATACCAGTTGAGTCTTTTTTATCCCAATTATCTAAGCCTATTTTATTAGCTATTTCTCTAACTTCTTTTTTAGTTAAATCTGCTAAAGGAAAAATAGATTTAGATAATTGTGACTGATTTAAAGAACATAAAAAATATGTTTGATCTTTTTCTATATCTTTTGCTTCTAGCAATTCATAAATATTATTTGCTTGATTAAACCTTACATCTGCATAATGTCCAGTTGCTATATAATCACAATCAAAATTTTCAAAGCAATATTTATGAAATGCTCCAAACTTAATATATTTATTACATAAAATATCTGGATTTGGTGTTAACCCTTTTTTATATTCATCTAAAAATGGTTCAAACACCATATCTCAGTATTCTTTAATAAAATTTATTCTTTCAAGTTTAATTCCTAATCTTTGACAAACTTTACTTGCTATTTGATAATCATATTCAGCTTCACAAGTATCTAGTTTGCTTTTGATAGCATCATTATTAGATTCTTTATTAATGTATGGGTCTCAGTTTTGCATGAAAACACCCATTACATCATATCCTCTAAGCTTTAATAAATATGCAGATACTGAAGAATCTACACCACCTGAAATTCCTACAATTACTTTTTTCATATCTAAATAAATATAACATAAAAATAAAAGATACACTCTTTATCCCAAAGAGTGTATCTAAATCTACTCACTTTTGCTACCATTCTAGGTAACTTTTGCACAATACCAATCATCTAAATATAGATATCGCTGAAATTTCACTAAAAAGTTTAAAGCATGTATTATGAATATGCAGAATCTTTAATTAAACAAGTAATCAACAAACTTAATAACCCTACTTCATGACTCATCAGGTGGCCCTTATCATTTTTAATCATATCCCATAAAGGTTTATCCGGCCAAGAATAGTCTTTATGTTCAATAACCATTATATGACACCAACTCTGCCCGACACAGAATCAGCGAATCATCAATCCATAGTTTTAAATCATTCATTAACTAATTATTCTTTTAAATCATCAGCCACTAAGTCATCAGGTTACTTAGCTTTTTATTCTTTTGACTAAAAATAAAAATTAGCGAAAAGCGCAACATCTAGTTCAAATAATTTTAAACCTTATCGCGCAATATAATTAGAGCACGTTTTTTTAAATTTTTAAAAAAAATTAAAAAAATTTTAATAATTTTTTATATTTTCTTTATTTTAAAAGTTTTTTACTTATTAAAAAATATAAGAATTGGTGAAGAAAAAAGAAAGAAATTGGAAAGATTTAGTGAAGATTTTGGAAAGAATTAGGAAAGAAAAAATTTTCACTAACTAAATAAAATTATTTGTGGATAGTTGATCTATCCAAAAAAATTTAGTAATAGATGATTATTATTACAAAATTAATAATTTAATTTATTGTATATTGCTTAAATGCAATGTCATCTTATTATTCTTTCAAAAACACGAAATAAATTAGGAGGTACTTTAATGAATAAAAATAAGGATATGCTAAAATTAGTAGTAGATTTAGCAAAAAAAGTTACAAATGTTGAATTTGAAGATCTTCAATTAAATGAAGATAAAAAAGCAGGTTCAGTTTTTGTGAAATTTGAATTGGAGCAAGACATGAGCGAAAAAATCACTTTAGCTTTAGTTTATAAAGAACTTAAAGAAATGAGAACAGAATTTAGAACTGATATTTCAGAACTAAAAACTGATGTTGCTCAACTGAAAGTTGATGTAGCTGAGCTAAAAACTGATGTTGCTCAACTAAAAGTTGATGTGGCAGCAATCAAAGCTTGCCCTACTATTCAAAAGGAATTAAAACTTGCTCAATAATTAAATATTAAATAATCATAGAAAAACAATTACTAAATTTGAAAAGCTGGATTTCAAAATCCGGTTTTTTTATTATCACTAACA is drawn from Malacoplasma penetrans HF-2 and contains these coding sequences:
- the hsdR gene encoding EcoAI/FtnUII family type I restriction enzme subunit R; the encoded protein is MSYSQILKKLLKLNIILVKKHHPPRYYQRVAINKTVEEVAKGKNKLLLVLATGTGKTYVAFQIIWRLWKSGIKKKILYLADRNILIDQTIAGDFKPFKNSLYKIEKRNMDTSYQIYLSLYQQLSESNEEDNLELLKRSFKPDFFDLIIVDECHRGSARNDSNWRKILEYFDSATKIGMTATPKETSEISNIDYFGEPIYTYSLKDGINDGYLAPFEVIRFNTNIDSFGYRPEKGKLDVEGNLVEDRFYNPRDINTKIVIEERDKLVAKCITDFLKKTDRNKKTIVFCVDIEHAERMRRALANENSDLCAKDSRYVMRITGDESTGKGESENFCDDDLDYPTIVTTSKLLTTGVNCRTCKVIVLDNNFGENGMTEFKQIIGRGTRIQEDKNKLYFTILDFNGASRFFADEKFNGPEIKSLDYDLKDFTGDGFTYNFPEDEIDDTEDGIETRKKIYVNSEEVKLVSEIKQYYDEEGKIITQDFKLFEVDARDYILKEFGQYNDFLNFWKDKDKRVIILNELENKGFFIKKIRELFNSDSSVDDFDLLCKIAYGMKPITRKERANKPKVIEILDQQPEERRKILEVLLEQYSNGNLQDFADENNLKLKEINNKWSIIEVIEIFGGKNNYTDAVNDIHNALYS
- the mnmA gene encoding tRNA 2-thiouridine(34) synthase MnmA, whose protein sequence is MKKVIVGISGGVDSSVSAYLLKLRGYDVMGVFMQNWDPYINKESNNDAIKSKLDTCEAEYDYQIASKVCQRLGIKLERINFIKEYWDMVFEPFLDEYKKGLTPNPDILCNKYIKFGAFHKYCFENFDCDYIATGHYADVRFNQANNIYELLEAKDIEKDQTYFLCSLNQSQLSKSIFPLADLTKKEVREIANKIGLDNWDKKDSTGICFIGERNFKNFLHNYIDKKPGKIIDIDTSKEVGTHEGIHFYTIGQRKGLNLGGNSSRYFVCKKDISNNILYVTSNESKLKNLSSVVATCSYFNWIGYVPNNNKVEIRIRHSKNKINGHFKILKDNVVQFEFDSPEVISPGQYIVAYQKGVCLGGGPIKDNINE
- a CDS encoding type I restriction enzyme HsdR N-terminal domain-containing protein codes for the protein MSGSKTKLNEEEVKYNYITPALEKAGWLKNQIRMEYLTKGKIIIHEGKAKRENPKKADYVLFYKDNLPLAVVEAKSGSYSISYGMQQAKDYAERLNIRFAFSSNGKGFSFCDLEKGTEVIIPMDNFPSPEELYNKKYKEEFELFPNLKKIIETQYHSGEETPSTTLLSKSCNK